CTTTGGTAGTGTTGCATGTGTATGATCCCTGCATGTATCAGATATGGATAAATTAGGGAGGGGGCATTTCTGCACCCAAGTAGGTTTAGTCACTAATCAGTGGAACACGTCAAAGGTTTTTCTTTACaagtgaaaatgtaatttgtctCTGATTAATGTACTTATTATAATGCGTGTCTTTGCAGCCTTTGACAGACGTGCAGTATTTACCTGATGAGGCAGGAGCTAATTATCAAGATTGCTGTACTTGTGTATTGCCTGGGCTTTACACTGAAGAATATTGATGACAGAATCtgattatattgtatattgcaCTTTAATAGACTGTCGGAATGATGATCATTTATTGGAAAAGACCTTTTGTATTAAGTGGCGCAGACCGTATGACAAATTTATATGCAGAGAGTGATGTGATCCTCAAGGCTGAATTTGATGAGAGGTGGTTTCAGACTTATCATGACTAATGACATGTGTGATCTGGGAAGCTCAAGGGTACTGCATCACATACAGAGCTGCACTTATATTTGCTCTCAGTCATtgcctctccccctctctctctctctctgtctctgtccctctgtTTCCTACGCGTCATTCCTTGACTACCTAAATTTACAAGAAACACGGAGAGTGTTCAGCCTTAAGGTGCCAAACACACTATGGCTTGTCTATCTCAACATCTTTGTTCACTTCTTACATAAATTATGTTCTACATCACACCCCAGTTAATCATCAGTTCAACCTGAGTACACATGTATGCCCACAGCCTAGCCCCTTATTAATCAATGAATTCATCAGGGTGATGCACTATAGATGTAAGCTGGCCATCTAAAGCCTTAGAGGCAGAGACCGTCTTTGTTctcattttatacatatatatataaaaaagagaCCCACACTAGCAAGAGAGCATGTCATCTCAAAAATGTCCTTCTGTATATCGGCCTCTCCAAACTAACTTTTCCTAAGGATCCATTTCACAGCCAGTGCTCTCATCCAGGAGATGGGAGCTTTTTAAACCTCCCACTATAACAGAAAGTGCTGCTCAGTGATAAATCTTTTAAACCAATGTCATAAAGTAAACTTTCACAGGTGTAGCCTGCAGCCCAGATAGATACAGATAGCCCGGACGACAGCTGGAAtaagatggtgtgtgtgtttgtgtgcccgCGACCGCTGAGCTCTCATCACTGGCTgggattgtttttaaaaaaaatggacaaaacacaatataaaaatctTGGACTAAAGGGGCTTACATTGTTGCTGGAATAAGAGCTCGATGTTGTGATTGTGTATTGAGGAAAGGATTACTGCAACACAGTAGTGTGTAGGGGCAGAACCTATACTGTACACATTCACAGGATAGGAATGCACActactccacacacacacacacaaaaccttaTAGATTGGACACATATACAGCGCAGTGATATCTCGTCCTTTACATTGTGCTTATGCAGGCATAGTTGGTGCAATGTCACACTCTGTAATTTAtgcaaataataagaaaatattccTCATGCAAAATGGGTACATTGCATGGTAACAATGCATACGGGGAGTGATGAGCAAAGCATCAACCTGTGTTATAATAAAGAGTGTAGCATTTCCCTTGCAATACAATCTTGTGTAGCATATATTACTAAAATGATGCTACAGCATTGAAGAGCATCCTATGTTTATGATTGGTTTAGTATGTGGAGGTTACTATGTTTGAGGAGTAGGGGTTCCACTATAATAACATTACTAACCATTAATGAGAGTGGCTAGACAGTGTTATCCGATGTAAATATCCTACAGATGCACTTCAGTAATTATTGTGTTCATATAGGCTGACGGCAATCTAAGCAAAGCcgtctctctctcgctctcgctGCTTTGCGATGGGGCATAAATCATGAGTCAGCAATGTTGTAGACCTGCTATTGCATGGAAAATAGATCCAGCCCCCCATTAACATTCCTTTGAAACAGCCACATTTCTACAACATTGTGGTCATAATAAATCAATCATGGTACTGTAGctaaaggtgttttttttctgtttttttttctctcatacaTGCAGCGTTTTAGCATGAAGAACTGAAGGGCAATTGGAACAGACAACGTGGTCTGCCAGCGTACATAAGGAGATTTCAGAGGATTACTTTTGCAATTTTAGAGTCAATGCATTATTCATAATCCTTTGGATAGCTGAGGCCAAATCAGGGAAGGACCTCAGGTCATTAGCAGAGATATAGCTCGCTttgagaagaggaggaggatggcttggaggatgaggagaaagaaggcGAGAAGGCAAGGAGCTTCTCGTGCAACTATCTGAATATATCAGTCTCTCCCTTAGCCGGTCTTTCGTCCCACTCTCACTCTCTGCATATCTGACTTCCAACAATAATAAGTCGCTGAAGAGCTTTTCTTCACTCCCTTTGTGCGAATCACCATTTAGCTGCTTTACATGCCTTACATGCCTGCATAAGAAGAAATTGTATGCGCTTACAGGAGACTTCCTGCAGATGTGATTACCTTTTCAGTGGTGTTAGATTGGCATTTCTGAGTGTGAAATAGTATGATGTCACGTGAATCAACCTTGAATAAATTCTCTTTATCTGTAGAACCGCCTCAGACGAACAAGTTACACTTAAATCAAAGTGCATACTAAGCTATGTTTCAGAACAAATACCACCCCCAATAAAAACTCAGATGCTCCAAATTCATCAAAAAATCTCTTGCACACCTGAATAGTCTTTGTGACAGGTGCGTTGGTGGAGTAGCCACATACTGAAAGGAAGAAGGTCACCTGCACACTGTCTTCACTTGCTCAATAAAGATTGTTTAATATATATGGCGTTTCGGTCAAAGATCTTCTTCAGATATATGCCTGATATATGCCTCATATACCTGAAAAAGGTCTTTGAATGAAACGCTGTATATATTAAAGGATCTTTATTGAGCAAGTAAAGACAATGTGCAGGTGCCCTTCTTCCTTTTAGTAGCTGCtccaaattcaaaacacaactGTGTGTAAATTCATGACACAGCATACCATATTGTTCTTGCATAATGAGATTGAGCTagttgcttgtttttttccccctcatctGGCTATGAATGCATTGCAGTGACTGAAGTGACACTGGAAGCTGTTGGTgtgccgtttttttttttgttttttttggggggggggggggggtttgaaCGATAATAGGAAGGAAGATGAAATGTAGTTGCCTCTAAATATATTCCATTTCATCAACAGTTTGAGCTGAGGTTAGGTTACAGTGGACAGTTTGCAAGGTGAAACACATGGCAGGAGTCCCAAGGAATACAGCCTCactctttttattattagtcCTTGtctgttcttgtgtgtgtgtgtgtgtgtgtgtgtgtgtgtgtgtgtgtgtgtgtgtgtgtgtgtgtgtgtgcgtgtgtgtgtgtggttgtgtctgtctgttctgtgcACACGCTCCTTAAGATGCTGGCAAAGGCCTCTCTTTGAAAAGGTGACTACAaggctcacacacacttttgacTTTCTCTAACTCTCATACACCCACAAGAaggtgcacatacacatacagatatacaaACGCCTGTACATACAAATGTCCttatgcatgcatgtacacaaaAATAATGCAGTCACatagaaaaatacagttttaatatcaataaaaaataaaaaaaatgtattatttttatattacacaGTTGCTCATTCTACTCATTTAAGtactttttacacatttagtTATTGTGTCACTGGAACTCTGCATGAACAGATCAGATcagaaattaatattaatttaatctACCCATGCTTTCCCTTTACAAATATAATAGAAGCAGTGAAAATGACAATATCGAAACGTCTCCTCAGTAAAAATTTCCTCAACAGAACAATCATATTGATGGATTTACAATGTCTCTGAATGATAAAACATGATTGCTTTCAGAGAAGTTGTGACACCATGAACAGCTTGCATTTGTGTGGTAATAAATGATTCATTAGAGTTTATTTATCGCGTGGTGTCTTGTCATATGAAAATGATTAACCAGCTCTTTCTGATGTTTCCTTTCAACCATATCAGacatcatttcatttcctttgtgcTGCTCTGTATATTTCATGCGCTAGCTATGAAATGTGTTTCATCAGGGATGAGacagaaaatgcaatatttctCATTTGATCATGTGGAACTTAATTCATAACTCTGCATGGGAAATGACTATAAACAAGCAGCACTTTATTGTATTCTGGAAGTCATTTTTAGCTCCTTTGTGTGATCAAAGCAGTCTGTGATTTATTGCATGATCGGTGTAAAAGCTATGGTTCgaaatatgtgaaaatgttcGAAAGACTTCGtaataaatgacattaaaagtGCTTTAAACTATTTGAtaatgacaaattaaacatgaaaaatctGCTACTAATTATATGAGAAATATATGTAAATCATTAGTATATAATTATTATGACAGTAgttaaactatatatatattgtaaatgaaGCACATCAAGTCTGGTTCATCTTAAGTACCACATTTACAAACACAATAAGTTATGGTTTTATTGAGAATCTATAAATGATTTGCTTATCATTAGCAAATAAGTTTTAAATGCTTAAGAGCAATCGTTTGATCattaaactgttaaattaaaCCAAGTGGTAAAACAGTGGTTAGAAAATATGCTCAACACTTTTTTTGAGATTTTAACACTTCTACTCCTCTGAAGTGAAAACTATTTCTCATTTACAAATATGCTCAAATGATTTCAAGCCATTCGTAAACATATTTAATCACTTATGGTTGGGTTGCAAATGTCTTCAGCGACTGTTTCTTTCTTGCAGCCCTTAAAAGTCAAAAGTTGTTACAAAGTCTTAACAAACAATATTCTGTAAACATTTAAAGTTTAAGGTCAGTTCAGTCAGCCAGCTCACAGATTTATGATGTAATCGCacagtatgtgcagagtttatATATGGTGTCTCATCACTTTGCACAGCACAGCTGAGATTGGGGAAGTGATGATAATAAATTTCATCCAGGGGAACTGAGAGCCTACAGGTGAATACAGATACATTATTATGGATACATAccatacattatttatattttttaaagtattgcATTTTAGCACTATTTTACTGCTATTtctattgttattttatttctattgttgCTGCAATGTCGAGAAGCCAAAACCCAAGAATTTTACTCTCTTATACTTGTATAATGGGTTTGTAACAATAAAGGAATCTTGAATCTTGGATGGAGGAGCTCAATGCCATCTATTATGTAGGATCTGGTATGTGTGGGCTACAGCTGCCGTTCAGCTGTTCATTCTGCTGCTAAGGACTTCAGACCACAAGGGGAATATATTATATAGTACACACTTTCTATTAGTCTTCCAAGCATCAGCCGCTCCGTGGCCATTACTTAACAAAACACTTCCAACCATTGCAGGGAAAATACCATCAAGTGACCTAGGACAGATAAATCTAAATGCAGCAACTCACAGATAATATatattatgaaatgttatgCAGCATTGATAAGAAAATGACCATAAATGCATGGATGTACAGTGAGCATATGGTTGGAAATGAGCAGGGCTGAGTGCATCAGTGTAGAGCAGAGAGTAGGAGCGCAGCAGTTTAGATGTTATTATGATATGAAGAATAATAAAGCGAGCTGTCACATGAactcatttgtttgtgttggaATGTTTCTCTTCTATACACAGTAGCTGAATATGATCTGTATGGCAAATGTAAATATGACTATCCTATGTGTGACAAAAGGTGTTTCCTATGAAGCCAAGTGTGCTAGACATCAGTAATATTTGAATTTGCAGTGATCCAGTGGTAAATCCATAAAAACGACATAATCTAAGAGGAATAACCCATAAAACCAATTGAGCCCAAAACATTCATAATACAGAAACATGAGTATTCTTATTTCACCatgacattttaacataaatgtgtcataatgcatttgtaaaacaaaagccaaaagaaaaataaggtCTGCCACAAGATCTACAGGAGAGCAATAAAGTAGCAGCTTTGTTGACAGTCTTATACCTGTAGTTTAATGATCTTgtcaagcacacaaacaccaccTGAACAGAGCAACATTAACTCACAATATATACTACCATATATACTACATGCTACCATAGATGCTTAGCTTTGTGAAGTAAAGCAGAGGTAAAAGTTCCATTAATTTTGTCTACAAACAATATTAggactcacagtttgagcacCTCCACATCTTGGATGGACATGAAACTCTCGTGGTTGAATCAACTGTACAACTGTAACTGTATTAGAAAGTACAGATGGgtgataaattaaaggaaaaaccaacataaagtgtcttagcGAGGTGTTGGGCCAGCACATGCTGCCAGAATAGCTCCTgtgtgccttggcattgattctacaagtctctgaactccaacggagggatgaacatcattcttccaaaagatattccctcatttggtgttttgatgatggtgatgcaaaacactgtctaacacgtcagtccaaaatctcccataggtgttcaattaggttgagatctggtgactgcaaaggtCATAGCCTATGATTCAcgtcattttcatactcatcaaaccatgcagtgacccctcgtgccctgtgaattggggcactgtcatcctggaagagaacACTCCCACCGGgttagaaatgtttcatcatagaataaaaatgatcacaaagaacaactttgtattgattagcagtgacccttccctctaaggggacaagtagactcaaaccatgccagcaaaataccccccacagcataaaagagccaccagatcccctcactgtaggggtcaagcattcagacctgtaccagtttttcctttgatttgtcacccgtctatatctggttctttgatgaAAAGTCAAAGGTACAAAGCTGTGTGCATAAAACACGTAAGGTGAGAAGTTAACTATGACTCCCAAGGTGCAAAAACTGAATTTACAACCTGCAGCTGGAACTAATTCAGTTCCGGATTCTGGATcaatttttaatgaatttagCAACTATTTCACCCTGTTTTTGCACCTTTGATCagcttttttttacataacaaTAGCAGCTGAGgttcatgggtattgtagtatttagagcCGTCCACCATgtcaaactgatgaaaaaaaacatgatttttcaaGGGCAAAGTGGCAATTATAAAAACTGGTGGTCATTAACCTATACCCATATGATCATTACAATGTCTGGGAGAGTCCCATTGATGATATCACTAAAGGAAATATTGGAAATGAAAATACAGAAGGGAACCAGCGGAACCACTTAGCAACTTATTTAAACAGTTTAAATTTATCTTCTTATTGCAAAGGTTAGAAATCTGTTTTtgcctgttgctgctgtgtAGTAACAGTACAAAAGGAGATGTCTGCCTGAACTAGCTCACAAGCCTCATTTCAGACCATTTGTTGTTTCcagaataagaaagaaaaattaaaatttcatttcatttcatgtattttttacagATCTTAAGCTAATTCCCAAGTGCCCTATAACCAAGgctttttattcaaaatttcTGACATTTCCATAACACTAGttgggtaacactttataataaggATACTTAACTAATGCATGACTCATAATGATTTAATGCATGAATTAATGCAGGCTGTATCATGAATTCCTGTTGCTCACCATTAACAAATGATCAAGTCACTATGACTTTATGTGATTAGTTCACACTTAATAGGTCATCAGTTAAGGAATGTTAATTCACAGTTACTTCATACATTGATTGATATGTGACCAAATTACCTGGATTCCTCTTACATAAAAGTTTATTTCAGGATCATGCATTTGCTTTATCTTACAAGGCAGCTGAATTTGCAAGATCACAAGAGggtccatcttgtcaggcttcaagttatgccATGTGGCCTAAACAccagtggttcagaccaatcagcgtcctagAATTGCTGGCAGCTACAGGCGTAGTTAAGGTGTGATGACAGCAGGAAGCAATAGCCGGTGATAGACGGTGACAGACAGATgattcatccaatcacctgccaagtattttttgaaagtgcttGCCCTTTTCCATACAGTTTCTAAGGACAACTTCTCttatggttctgtgtaacaaaccatctggcacgtCAGGTTAGTATTTGCTCAGCCTTTCTCTGAGAATAGACCCAATGTTATTTCTGACAAATTTACAAAATAGTGGGTGGAttatgagttgtttttttatttgtttgtttgtttgttttgtatttgtgttgttgttgaaagCACTGGAGTGTAACACGGTAGAGAAAGATGCACTAAAACCAAAATCATCTATCATGTACCAATTGACAAATTAGAGGAGAATGATCAGACATGTTTAAGCTGAACAGAAGTGCCACAGGCATACCCAATAAACTGACTACAGAGTGTCTATTCTCatagaaatataaaactatattttaatCAGAAAGGCTGAGCAAATGCATGATCCTGAAATAaacttttatgtttatgttttatgtttaatttggtCGCATATCAATTAATGTATGAAGTAACTGTGAATTAACATTCCGATCTATTAAGTGTGAACTAATCACATAAAGTCATAGTGAACTGATCATTTATTAATGGTGAGCAACAGGAAGTCTAGATACATCCTGCATTAATTcatgcattaaatcatcacGAGTCATTACTTAAGTATATGATTTGTACCcttattgtaaagtgttaccacTAATTGCAGTGGAATAGTttcatgcattttatttatgatCAGTTAACACATCGTCAATTAAATCATGACTTCATGTGTTTGTAGTACATCTTTAACACATGTACTAAgacatgtttaatttatataaGTGAATAAGCTAAAAACCTGAATTGAgttaaataaaaagatttacgcatattcatattattttttagttttaactCATTATTAGCCAACAGTTTGTTCAGGCCCTGTTAAAAGTCCCGATGAATAACTTGTTTGACTACATATATGTTTCTTCACATTCACAATTGCAGATTTGACttgtagatgatgatgatgattatttttgttcaagttGTGTAGTTGTTGCTCATGTTTTAATTGTGGGACATTTCACCACGTAGAGAAATACTGTGTTTTAAGTTTTGGATATTGGGTTTTGATTTTGGATCATACAGTAGATTGTGCCTTTAATGGACGCTGTTATATAACGTGTTACCAAATTGTAAAATTATGATCccaaaaggacaaaaaaattgGATTATCTGCAACAGTATCTTACTGATGTGATCCTAGATCAAATTCCTTCCCACTAGATGACAGAGCAACACAGAGTCagatttctttctcttttacctTTTTCAGGAAATATGGTGAGCAAAGAGGACACCAAATGCATCGTTCTCTCAAATTCAGATGAATCAGATTCAGAAACAGCCCCATCACACAGCCTTGATGCACAGTCTGGACAGCAggtgaagaagagaaacaaggcCTTACAAGTACGTTTTAAAGATATCTGTGATGCTCAGAATGAACATCGGGGAAGGCGTTCCAGATCCATTTCCTGTAAAGtgacacacagaaaatacatgACCATGCCTGCCAGACGCTCTATTCCAAACGTGACCAAGAGTACTGGTGTCCAGACATCACCTGACCTCACTAAGCGATACAAGACTTTCCCttttgagaggaaaaaaggacatACATTTAAGCATACTGCTTTGGTGGAAGATTACAGAGGACAAAACAATGGCTTTCTGAGTGATATaaaagcaggaggagaggaCGGACAACCTCTCGGGGAGTCCTCTAAGTACAAGGGTAAGATTGTGGGGCAGACAAAAGCACTGCTCCACCATACTGATGACAGCAGTGATACGGAGGATTTGCTTTCCAGTGCCAACTGTGTGGATGGACCCTCGTGTCCAGATTCCTCACATTTCTCAGAAGAGTGCCATCTGAACAGCCCTCCCTCCAAAAGTGAACCAGAGTACCAGGTTTGTGGGACGAGGACCAAACACAAAGGATTACCCAGAGAAGATACGGATGCTGGCACTTCTTCAAAGCGTCAGCTAGCTAACTCAGAGTTTGCACAGGACAAGTCAAAGGGCACAGGCCCTGTTGCGTGGAATTCTTTGACACAGGTGGAGTCTTTAGGAAGCCCCTCTGTGAGCTGTAAAAGGAAGAAAGGCACACAGCTAAATGAACAGCAGTCACAGACGCTTCCCCATAGTGCCAAATGCTCTGCACAGTCACAAGGGCAGTGTCGGACAAGGCATGTGTCAGCCTCCTCTAAACTCCAGCAAACAGTTGGGGGGGACAAGGGCTTTCCTCCAGGAGATACAGGAGCCCCAGGCATAGGGAGCAGCCAGCAGATAATGCCCTTATCTGGAGACAAGGATATCAAAGCACAGCTGCAGGCCATGGAGAGTCTCATCAGCTCGAGCCAGGAGACCATCAAGGTCCTACTTGGAGTTATTCAGGAGCTGGAGAAAGGTGAAGCACAGAGAGAGGGGTGAGTGGAGTAAGCCTTATAGTGCAGACTTTTATCCATGCAACCAAACCAACAttatacatgcaagcacactCTCAGAAAAAAGCTAACTTAAAGGGTACCACCATGTTAATActaatgttgtatttttgtagTTTCAAAGGGAAACTATGAGACTtctaaatgtacaaaaagtAAATTCTgagcaataaaaataatgtacCAAACCCacctttaattttgttttggcCACTAAATCCTACTTTTGTGGTCAGGTACAACCATTTTCTGGATGTACCAGTTGAGAGTACTGTCATATCTGTGTCCCCAAGAAACAAGGTGTAAACAAAGGTTCCaccataaaagacaaaaaaagacatcaatGACACACTCCATAGTAGTGGGTGGCGGTAGTGAGTCACTTCATTGTTTGCCAGCCaccataaaacatgaaaagaacaaGAAGGTAGGCGACCATAACAAATATGTTGTACAACAGCCACCACCAACCACAGCTAACATAGTTACATAGTCTCGCTTTAACCATTGTTTCTTATAATAACACTGTACAAGCAATTAcaagtaattgctgagatctagAAACATGTCGACTTCTCTACAACAAAGTCTGATGAGGCAAGCAGATGGTTGAACAGATTGTtaacaagccaacagtttagTCAAATTATTGTGCACTTTTTTCATTCTGAGTTAAAGCCAAAATTGACTGGAAATGTTGGTAATAATCCCTCATAGCACAggaaaactgcacaaaaataCAGCAAGTATGGCAGGTTAGATTTGAACCTGGTAGTCAATCTATAAACTGggatgattttttaaaatggacAGTTAAGGTTTGCTTTTGTTGTCTAGAGGCTTGTTTAAAACCATATTGGTGGTGTTTCTTGCCTCATCAGATTTCCTTAAAGCTATATGACCATGTTCCCAGATTTCAGCAATTAACTTACAAGtacaatgtaattatttttaatgatggGCTAAACTACAAAATTAAGTATTCAAAAGTGCTATTACAGTGGTGTGATACGGTATAATAACCAAGCCATC
This genomic stretch from Thunnus albacares chromosome 14, fThuAlb1.1, whole genome shotgun sequence harbors:
- the insyn2ab gene encoding inhibitory synaptic factor 2A codes for the protein MTEQHRVRFLSLLPFSGNMVSKEDTKCIVLSNSDESDSETAPSHSLDAQSGQQVKKRNKALQVRFKDICDAQNEHRGRRSRSISCKVTHRKYMTMPARRSIPNVTKSTGVQTSPDLTKRYKTFPFERKKGHTFKHTALVEDYRGQNNGFLSDIKAGGEDGQPLGESSKYKGKIVGQTKALLHHTDDSSDTEDLLSSANCVDGPSCPDSSHFSEECHLNSPPSKSEPEYQVCGTRTKHKGLPREDTDAGTSSKRQLANSEFAQDKSKGTGPVAWNSLTQVESLGSPSVSCKRKKGTQLNEQQSQTLPHSAKCSAQSQGQCRTRHVSASSKLQQTVGGDKGFPPGDTGAPGIGSSQQIMPLSGDKDIKAQLQAMESLISSSQETIKVLLGVIQELEKGEAQREGLSYRTGQDTANCDTCRNSACIIYSVELDFKLQEDKLQPLMTRLCPLDSQQCPALPYSNEVFTSTPKRKSKTESKKHARWKLWFL